The following proteins are encoded in a genomic region of Papaver somniferum cultivar HN1 unplaced genomic scaffold, ASM357369v1 unplaced-scaffold_10, whole genome shotgun sequence:
- the LOC113326780 gene encoding protein TIFY 10a-like: MSSSSAKEMMKSKSFSQTCDLLSEYMKGNKGGFGPPAMNLASSAQASLTGNSSSACNPEVKSMGLFPQQHASFGRTPNTIERKSKSESPQMTIFYGGKIMVLDNLTADNAKQVLGFAENFSGSYIVNTRETQGNSVVPVNKIRKDLLPPSHQQRQQQQQRPIPIASGGSSSLYINASDVPAAKNLSLQRFLAKRKERIIARAPYQVKASSSSTPKDSQAKANVEMDESKTWLGLGPKSTPPMEI, translated from the coding sequence ATGTCAAGTTCATCGGCAAAAGAGATGATGAAATCCAAGAGTTTCTCCCAAACATGTGATTTACTGAGCGAATATATGAAAGGGAATAAAGGTGGTTTTGGTCCACCAGCAATGAATCTAGCATCATCGGCACAGGCATCTTTAACGGGCAATTCATCGTCGGCGTGCAACCCCGAAGTTAAATCAATGGGATTGTTTCCTCAACAACATGCTTCTTTTGGCCGGACGCCAAACACAATAGAAAGAAAGAGTAAATCGGAATCTCCTCAAATGACAATATTTTACGGCGGAAAGATAATGGTTTTGGATAATTTAACGGCAGATAATGCAAAACAAGTTTTGGGTTTTGCTGAGAATTTCTCAGGCTCATACATTGTGAACACTCGAGAAACTCAGGGAAACAGTGTCGTCCCTGTGAACAAGATTCGCAAGGATTTATTGCCTCCAAGCCATCAACagcgacaacaacaacaacaaagaccCATTCCCATTGCTTCCGGTGGTTCTTCATCTCTATATATAAATGCATCTGATGTACCCGCAGCTAAAAATCTTTCACTACAAAGATTTTTGGCGAAAAGAAAAGAGAGGATTATCGCAAGAGCACCATATCAAGTTAAGGCTTCTTCTTCCTCGACCCCGAAGGATAGTCAAGCTAAAGCGAATGTAGAGATGGACGAAAGCAAGACATGGCTCGGTTTAGGTCCCAAATCTACACCTCCAATGGAGATATAA